In the Populus trichocarpa isolate Nisqually-1 chromosome 1, P.trichocarpa_v4.1, whole genome shotgun sequence genome, one interval contains:
- the LOC127905497 gene encoding uncharacterized protein LOC127905497 → MDLWHKMIFPVRRVWLSVSARVKARKNGANLLKLHNDVQTCGYEDVQVMWEILRRSESELMASHPKRKQRPFWRVFVWSNHSAASSFSANHS, encoded by the exons ATGGATTTGTGGCATAAGATGATCTTCCCTGTTAGGAGAGTTTGGCTTTCTGTTTCTGCTCGTGTCAAAGCTCGCAAAAATG GTGCTAATCTTCTGAAGCTTCACAATGATGTACAGACATGTGGATATGAAGATGTGCAAGTGATGTGGGAAATTCTAAGGAGATCGGAATCAGAGCTGATGGCAAGTCATCCAAAGCGCAAGCAACGGCCTTTTTGGAGAGTTTTTGTATGGTCTAACCACAGTGCAGCCTCATCCTTCTCTGCAAATCACTCCTGA
- the LOC7476802 gene encoding uncharacterized protein LOC7476802, with protein sequence MQPSSQHSRVNLAELKVQIVKRIGADRSKLYFYYLNGFLSLKLSKVEFNKLCVSVIGKDNVLLHNQFIRSILKNACNATVPPPLPSPDKEVPTSASDWSYSYPNGKADFSSHQSTITDDNIASEDGIQKLVQHHQEGEVSLQRPAKLSQIKQSTDGLVSVHSKEQSEISEISTPLQAPLGIPFCIVSAGGSRGPLTLASNDRCASSYDSGGLLDTQTLREQMQQIAAAHGLDGVSMDSANLLNSSLDAYLKRLIKSCTELINRRRGCDLTKNNSQENRSEGKLVNGFLPGHRFQVQSSNRILGGMQEQRSHFLISLLDLKVSMELNPQQLGEDWPLLLEKICTRPSEE encoded by the coding sequence ATGCAACCGTCATCTCAGCATTCGCGGGTAAATCTCGCGGAGTTGAAAGTTCAGATAGTGAAGAGAATTGGGGCAGACAGGTCGAAGTTGTACTTCTATTATTTGAATGGATTTTTGAGTCTGAAGCTGAGCAAGGTTGAGTTTAATAAGCTCTGTGTTTCTGTTATTGGGAAAGATAATGTTCTGTTACATAATCAATTTATACGTTCGATTTTGAAAAATGCTTGTAATGCCACTGTCCCGCCGCCGCTGCCAAGTCCTGATAAGGAGGTTCCTACATCTGCAAGTGATTGGTCCTATTCTTATCCGAATGGGAAGGCGGATTTTTCTTCTCATCAGTCAACCATTACAGATGATAATATAGCTTCAGAAGATGGAATACAGAAGCTGGTGCAGCATCATCAAGAAGGGGAAGTTTCCCTTCAGCGTCCTGCAAAATTATCACAAATAAAGCAGTCAACTGATGGTTTGGTATCTGTACATAGTAAAGAACAGAGTGAAATATCTGAGATATCTACTCCACTTCAGGCACCACTTGGAATTCCATTTTGCATCGTGAGTGCAGGTGGTTCCCGTGGGCCTTTGACTTTAGCAAGCAATGACAGATGTGCTAGCTCGTATGATAGTGGTGGATTGCTGGATACACAGACACTGAGAGAACAAATGCAGCAGATTGCAGCAGCGCATGGCCTTGATGGTGTATCAATGGACTCTGCCAATTTGCTGAACAGCAGCTTGGATGCTTACTTAAAAAGGTTGATCAAGTCCTGCACTGAACTCATTAATAGAAGGCGTGGATGtgatttgacaaaaaataattccCAGGAGAACCGTTCTGAGGGGAAGCTTGTTAATGGCTTTCTTCCAGGCCATCGTTTTCAGGTGCAAAGTAGCAATAGGATTTTAGGTGGAATGCAAGAACAGAGATCCCACTTCCTGATATCTTTACTGGATTTGAAAGTTTCAATGGAGCTTAACCCACAGCAGCTTGGAGAAGACTGGCCCTTGCTGCTGGAGAAAATATGCACGCGCCCATCAGAAGAATGA
- the LOC7476801 gene encoding putative glucose-6-phosphate 1-epimerase isoform X2 → MALTRSSCVRFVAALRRYTCMEVMSRPGRMNTGKNCFLLVARLFLSLQRLFVEFSNLGSLEPHGFARTRFWTIDNDPPPFPINSSNKAFIDLILKHSEEDVKIWPHRYEFRLRITLGPGGDLMLTSRIRNTNTDGKSFTFTFAYHTYFHVTDISEVRVEGLETLDYLDNLKNRERFTEQGDAIVFESEVDKVYLSTPTKIAILDHERKRTFELRKDGLPDAVVWNPWDKKAKTIPDLGDDEYKHMLCVEAACVEKPITLKPGEEWRGRQELSAVPSSYCSGQLDPQRAFLSDKFGLA, encoded by the exons ATGGCCTTGACAAGATCATCTTGCGTGAGGTTCGTGGCTGCTCTGCGGAg GTATACCTGTATGGAGGTCATGTCACGTCCTGGAAGAATGAACACGGGGAAGAATTGCTTTTTGTTAGTAGCAAG GCTATTTTTAAGCCTCCAAAGACTATTCGTGGAG TTCAGCAATCTTGGTTCTCTTGAACCACATGGATTTGCAAGGACCAGGTTTTGGACCATTGACAATGACCCCCCGCCGTTCCCAATAAATAGCTCCAACAAGGCCTTCATTGACTTAATACTTAAGCACTCTGAAGAAGATGTGAAGATCTGGCCTCACAG ATATGAATTTCGCCTACGTATTACTCTGGGGCCTGGAGGAGATTTGATGTTGACATCACGCATTCGAAATACAAACACTGATGGGAAATCGTTCACATTTACATTTGCGTATCACACATATTTTCATGTTACGGATATCAG TGAGGTGCGGGTAGAAGGACTAGAAACACTAGATTATTTGGATAATCTGAAGAACAGAGAGCGATTCACTGAACAAGGAGATGCAATAGTCTTTGAATCAGAA GTGGACAAAGTATATCTCAGCACACCTACCAAAATTGCTATCCTGGACCATGAAAGGAAGAGAACATTTGAATTGCGGAAAGATGGACTTCCTGATGCTG TGGTTTGGAATCCCTGGGATAAGAAAGCAAAGACAATACCTGATCTTGGTGATGACGAGTACAAGCATATGCTGTGTGTAGAGGCTGCTTGTGTGGAAAAGCCGATCACTTTGAAACCTGGTGAAGAGTGGAGAGGAAGGCAGGAGCTCTCTGCTGTTCCTTCCAGCTACTGCAGTGGCCAACTTGATCCACAAAGGGCATTCTTAAGTGACAAGTTTGGGCTTGCATGA
- the LOC7476801 gene encoding putative glucose-6-phosphate 1-epimerase isoform X1 produces the protein MSVGTRRGMSLETKYVELCKGINGLDKIILREVRGCSAEVYLYGGHVTSWKNEHGEELLFVSSKAIFKPPKTIRGGIPICFPQFSNLGSLEPHGFARTRFWTIDNDPPPFPINSSNKAFIDLILKHSEEDVKIWPHRYEFRLRITLGPGGDLMLTSRIRNTNTDGKSFTFTFAYHTYFHVTDISEVRVEGLETLDYLDNLKNRERFTEQGDAIVFESEVDKVYLSTPTKIAILDHERKRTFELRKDGLPDAVVWNPWDKKAKTIPDLGDDEYKHMLCVEAACVEKPITLKPGEEWRGRQELSAVPSSYCSGQLDPQRAFLSDKFGLA, from the exons ATGTCTGTGGGTACGAGAAGAGGGATGTCTCTAGAGACCAAGTACGTGGAGCTTTGTAAGGGTATAAATGGCCTTGACAAGATCATCTTGCGTGAGGTTCGTGGCTGCTCTGCGGAg GTATACCTGTATGGAGGTCATGTCACGTCCTGGAAGAATGAACACGGGGAAGAATTGCTTTTTGTTAGTAGCAAG GCTATTTTTAAGCCTCCAAAGACTATTCGTGGAGGTATTCCAATCTGCTTTCCCCAA TTCAGCAATCTTGGTTCTCTTGAACCACATGGATTTGCAAGGACCAGGTTTTGGACCATTGACAATGACCCCCCGCCGTTCCCAATAAATAGCTCCAACAAGGCCTTCATTGACTTAATACTTAAGCACTCTGAAGAAGATGTGAAGATCTGGCCTCACAG ATATGAATTTCGCCTACGTATTACTCTGGGGCCTGGAGGAGATTTGATGTTGACATCACGCATTCGAAATACAAACACTGATGGGAAATCGTTCACATTTACATTTGCGTATCACACATATTTTCATGTTACGGATATCAG TGAGGTGCGGGTAGAAGGACTAGAAACACTAGATTATTTGGATAATCTGAAGAACAGAGAGCGATTCACTGAACAAGGAGATGCAATAGTCTTTGAATCAGAA GTGGACAAAGTATATCTCAGCACACCTACCAAAATTGCTATCCTGGACCATGAAAGGAAGAGAACATTTGAATTGCGGAAAGATGGACTTCCTGATGCTG TGGTTTGGAATCCCTGGGATAAGAAAGCAAAGACAATACCTGATCTTGGTGATGACGAGTACAAGCATATGCTGTGTGTAGAGGCTGCTTGTGTGGAAAAGCCGATCACTTTGAAACCTGGTGAAGAGTGGAGAGGAAGGCAGGAGCTCTCTGCTGTTCCTTCCAGCTACTGCAGTGGCCAACTTGATCCACAAAGGGCATTCTTAAGTGACAAGTTTGGGCTTGCATGA
- the LOC7476801 gene encoding putative glucose-6-phosphate 1-epimerase isoform X3, with protein sequence MTRYTCMEVMSRPGRMNTGKNCFLLVARLFLSLQRLFVEFSNLGSLEPHGFARTRFWTIDNDPPPFPINSSNKAFIDLILKHSEEDVKIWPHRYEFRLRITLGPGGDLMLTSRIRNTNTDGKSFTFTFAYHTYFHVTDISEVRVEGLETLDYLDNLKNRERFTEQGDAIVFESEVDKVYLSTPTKIAILDHERKRTFELRKDGLPDAVVWNPWDKKAKTIPDLGDDEYKHMLCVEAACVEKPITLKPGEEWRGRQELSAVPSSYCSGQLDPQRAFLSDKFGLA encoded by the exons ATGACCAGGTATACCTGTATGGAGGTCATGTCACGTCCTGGAAGAATGAACACGGGGAAGAATTGCTTTTTGTTAGTAGCAAG GCTATTTTTAAGCCTCCAAAGACTATTCGTGGAG TTCAGCAATCTTGGTTCTCTTGAACCACATGGATTTGCAAGGACCAGGTTTTGGACCATTGACAATGACCCCCCGCCGTTCCCAATAAATAGCTCCAACAAGGCCTTCATTGACTTAATACTTAAGCACTCTGAAGAAGATGTGAAGATCTGGCCTCACAG ATATGAATTTCGCCTACGTATTACTCTGGGGCCTGGAGGAGATTTGATGTTGACATCACGCATTCGAAATACAAACACTGATGGGAAATCGTTCACATTTACATTTGCGTATCACACATATTTTCATGTTACGGATATCAG TGAGGTGCGGGTAGAAGGACTAGAAACACTAGATTATTTGGATAATCTGAAGAACAGAGAGCGATTCACTGAACAAGGAGATGCAATAGTCTTTGAATCAGAA GTGGACAAAGTATATCTCAGCACACCTACCAAAATTGCTATCCTGGACCATGAAAGGAAGAGAACATTTGAATTGCGGAAAGATGGACTTCCTGATGCTG TGGTTTGGAATCCCTGGGATAAGAAAGCAAAGACAATACCTGATCTTGGTGATGACGAGTACAAGCATATGCTGTGTGTAGAGGCTGCTTGTGTGGAAAAGCCGATCACTTTGAAACCTGGTGAAGAGTGGAGAGGAAGGCAGGAGCTCTCTGCTGTTCCTTCCAGCTACTGCAGTGGCCAACTTGATCCACAAAGGGCATTCTTAAGTGACAAGTTTGGGCTTGCATGA
- the LOC18094366 gene encoding fasciclin-like arabinogalactan protein 14: MTSFQKMSLKSSSLFALCFSSFLLFNTVRASNITQILSQYPDFSTFSSYLTQTQLAGEINSRQTITVLVVENGNMSPLSGKPNGEIKNVLSGHVILDYYDVAKLQKLQNKTAMLTTLFQSSGQAKGQQGFLNVTVLGSNSVAFGSAVPGSSLSSNLVKSVSSQPYNISVLQVSNIIVSAGTGNANSTTSPVPVGPPKTSPTPASSPNKPPSTSNPPPSKAPAPSTAKPPPTHAPAPSMAKPPAASAPSATPPAMSISPVGGPSPTTADGPAADSPAPSPPAMDGPIAATPAADGPLADAPLDPKSDASVLTTGNNLALLALILLSAFFLA, translated from the coding sequence ATGACCAGTTTTCAAAAGATGTCTCTCAAATCCTCTTCCCTTTTTGCTCTTTGTTTCTCctcctttcttctcttcaatACTGTAAGAGCTTCTAACATCACCCAAATCCTCAGCCAGTACCCTGATTTCAGCACCTTCAGCAGCTATTTGACACAAACCCAACTTGCTGGTGAAATCAACAGCCGCCAAACGATCACGGTCCTAGTGGTGGAAAATGGGAACATGTCTCCTCTCTCTGGAAAACCAAACGGTGAGATCAAGAATGTGTTGAGTGGGCATGTAATACTCGATTACTATGATGTAGCAAAGctgcaaaaattacaaaataaaactgCTATGCTCACCACCCTTTTCCAGTCCAGTGGGCAAGCCAAAGGCCAACAAGGGTTCTTGAATGTCACGGTTTTGGGTTCTAATTCAGTTGCCTTTGGGTCAGCAGTTCCAGGATCCAGCCTTAGTTCAAATTTGGTTAAATCTGTTTCCTCTCAACCCTATAATATTTCAGTCTTGCAGGTTAGCAATATCATTGTCTCAGCAGGCACAGGCAATGCAAATTCCACCACTTCACCTGTTCCTGTAGGCCCACCAAAAACTTCCCCAACACCAGCATCAAGTCCAAATAAGCCACCATCCACCTCAAATCCTCCACCCAGTAAGGCACCTGCACCATCCACAGCAAAACCTCCACCCACTCATGCACCTGCCCCATCAATGGCGAAGCCTCCAGCTGCTAGCGCACCATCAGCTACCCCGCCTGCCATGTCTATCTCGCCTGTGGGAGGACCTTCACCAACAACTGCCGATGGCCCTGCTGCAGATTCTCCAGCTCCATCCCCTCCAGCAATGGATGGTCCAATAGCAGCAACTCCTGCTGCTGATGGCCCTTTGGCAGACGCTCCTTTAGACCCCAAATCTGATGCATCTGTCCTTACTACTGGAAATAACCTTGCTTTATTGGCACTGATTCTACTCTCGGCATTTTTTCTGGCCTAG